GAATAGTAAAGCATATCAAGACCACAAAACCCAACAGCTTTGAACGCtccatatttctttttcttttctaaacCTCGAAACCTTTTTCTGCTCTCATCTACTCCACTCCATGCAATATATATACACAGAGAGAGTGAGAAGGAGCCTTAAATCAAAATCAACAGATTCCCCGACGTGTCCACATAACAATATCGATCCTCTTAGAAGGATAGacgaatttatttaatttccccttcTCTATCTCTGCCCGTCTGGAGTTGTTCTAGAAGTAGAATAGACTGCTGCAATTCGAAGTGAATCGTATTTTTTTCTGTCCATACCTTCACTAAGTATTTCCGTACACTTAACCCGTAATCCAATTCCTTCTTCCCATTGAATTTTGTGGACCCATTCAGATCGAAAATCCAAAACGTGTTGTAACCGGAGGGTTGGTTTTCTAAAAATATTCATAGAcatacaataatttattttacacTTGAGACTTGAAGAAAACATAAGACCATTACAAATGCTTCATAATTATATAAATTCTCTTGTCGTTGTTTTAACACGCAATTTATATTGATAATCAATTatcgcaccttcatttccatgccaaaATAACACACATAGTGTAGCATATCATAAGGAACCATAAATGAAGGTCCCCGAGAACAACAGGGGCCAAACAATTTTACTGAAAATAAGCAGCTACGAAGATGAAAATTTACATGATTCGCATATCGGACAGTGCAAAAGGCAGACGCAGGAGACGAGATCACATATTGCATTCGAAGGACAGAGGAAGAGGAAATGAGAGAgacagaaaaagagaagaagaagaattagaagagggagatgatgatttAAAGAGAATCACACTTAGTGGGCTGGAAAGAGAGCGTGTTCTGGGCATTGTTGTAAAGGATATGGAAGTTTTGCTGCTGTATGTTTCCGAAGATGGAAGGATTCCCCGATGGTTCACCCAACATTGCCAGGCACAAGAGATTTTCAGATGCCTGAATGAAAAAGTTGTCTGCCGGAAGCTCGTAATCCACGCCGCCTTTGAAGTTGAAGAGGAGGGTTGACAAGGTGAGGTGAGCGGATGATGTGTGGTAACAAAGATCCAAACCTGTAGAAGACCCGTCTACAGGAGTGAGATCAATGGCGGACTGAATTGCTTCCTTAAGAGGAGAGTAGGCAACCTTGTCCTGAATGGTAACAGTGGTTCCGGAGTCGATAATCATACCTCCGCTGCCGTCCGATTGCAGATCGAAAGTTCCAGGAGGAATATctagtgccttaccattgagggtgATTCCTGTAATAGGAATGTACCAGAAAGTGGGAATGATACTCCTCTTGATGAGTGGGAGAGTCTTGGCTCCTCCGCTCAAGGAAGCACCCTCGCCGAAAAAGAGGGGGCTGGTTTGTGAAGAAGAGTCGGTGATGGGCAAAAGACAGTAAGAGAACATGTTCTCTGCTTTGGAACCCAGCTGTGAGATAAGGGAGAGACCACCTCTTCCCAGTCCCACAAGGCCACCACCCTGAGAGAATCCTTGTCCTTCgttgtcatgcccgcatccaaatgCAATGCCTTTAACCTTGCTGCTCCCAATTGACAATGTCTCGTAAGCCAGGTCGTCGCTGGTGAAGGAACCATCGCCATACTGATACATAAAGGTACAATCTGGATTGCATCCGGTTTGTGTACTCCCCAAGGCGTCACAAAGAGAATCACCGCAGGGAATTGTGGAAAATGTGGGGGACTTGGAGGGGTCGAAGATTGGCCTAGGCTGAGAGAAGCAGTCCTTGCAAGGCTTGCACTGAGTCCAAATCAGATCGCTCCCCGTGTCCACAATCGCTTCGAAGCTCACAGAGGGCGTTCCCAGTGCAACGCTCATCAGAAATTCTCCATCCCCTACTTCAACGGGCGTTTCAGCGTCTAATTGCCCTCTTATCAATGCCTCTATCTTCTTCATTCGCTTCTTACTTCGATCCACAGCCAAACCCAATCTCTCAGAAAAACCCAACTCTCTCTCTGATCTGCGCGTCATATTCACccttatttttacattttcatcgCTGCTAGACTTCGGCCAACCACTAAACAGTCTGTCCGAAGAACATGATATCGTTGGAATAGTAAAGCATATCAAGACCACAAAACCCAACAGCTTTGAACGctccatttctctttttcttttctaaacCTCGAAACCTTTTTCTGCTCTCATCTACTCCACTCCATGCAATATATATACACAGAGAGAGTGAGAAGGAGCCTTAAATCAAAATCAACAGATTCCCCGACGTGTCCACATAACAATATCGATCCTCTTAGAAGGATAGacgaatttatttaatttccccttcTCTATCCCCGCCCGTCTGGAATTGTTCTAGAAGTAGAATAGACTGCTGCAATTCGAAGTGAATCGTATTTTTTTCTGTCCATACCTTCACTAAGTATTTCCGTACACTTAACTCGTAATCCAATTCCTTCTTCCCATTGAATTTTTTGGACCCATTCAGATCGAAATTCCAAAACGTGTTGTAACCGGAGGGTTggttttctaaaaatatttaaaattagtttacACATAATTATTCTTAGTCGGTTTATCCGGCTTTCCAACTTATTTTCATTCTTGTTTATCTCATTCTTAAATTTTGCTCTAATTAGTTTATTCATTTTTAAGATTTAGAAATTTTACTTGTACAAAAGTGTTATATTCAATGCTCTATTATGTATTCACATTACCGTATCCTATCATAAAGTTCTATTCAAGGATTTATACCAGAAAGAAAAAGTACATGAAAGTTAATGCAATCTATGTGGTTGAACATCCacatatataaatcatctaaattgaattttatttttattctcgtTCTTATTTATCTTATTTCTCAATTTTACTTGTGCAGAAGTGTTATACGCAATGTTCTATTATATATTCACATTGCCATATCCTATCATAACGTTTTGCTCAAGGATTTATACCAGAAGCAAAAAGTAGATAAAAGTTAACGTAATCTATGTGGTTGAACATGCAAgtatataaatcatctaaattgaatttaagaatccaTCTTTTAAGAATTGGGTATGTAGTTGTATCAGTGATAAGCATGAAAGTCATGTCAACTAGGGATCACTCCCCATGTCCACGATTGTTTTATGTCAAATCCATAGATATGTGTAAGTTCTATATGTGTGAATATAAATTCTTCCCTAACATTTGATCTAATAAATCTCACTTTTCGTCAATTTACCTTGAAGTTAACTCTTCACTAATTGTCAAGTATTCGCAATAGTTAAAATCACATTAGGGAGCCTGGTAGATCACTAGGGTCAAGTTCTCCTAGGTTATTCTTCGGAATGGTCGGCTTCACGAGCCTGGCCAATTTAGGTAAATGGAAAAGAAGCATGCAAATTtcccaagatgaaaactttgatggaGATAGATTCATCTTGGTGCTCCAACCAAAAGCGTTTCTATGATAAATGTTTCATTTATGCAGATTCGTATTCAATGAATTCTCAAAGCGACTGCATGTTAAATAAATGCACATTGAATTCTTTCAAAAACCAAAATGTTCAATAAATCACATAAAACAGGTACTAAATGTAATTATGATAGAATAAAAGGTTTGGAGTTAAAAAATTCGAATTTAAATTGCTAAATCTCAAGGGTCAGTATTGTATGGTGCAATATTGATTGGACGCCCCATTATTGACCAATAACAGAAAAAAGGCTAATACTTAAGTAGAGAATAAATGCCTAGACATTGAGGGTGGATGGAGAATAATCTAATAATAAATGTGATACATACGAATGTGTGCATGAATCCACGAGCTAAGATAGAATATAAGCGGGTGTATGTAAATTAATAAGGGTGGCTAATTAGAAAATGGgccaagatttcgacaagattgcatCATTTCTTGATATATGCTTGAATTAATCCATCCTCTAATAATATACCCAAAACTAAGGATAGTTTGActagattaaaatattttaccattaTGTTTTGACCATACATTGACGTGCATGTGAATCCTAAAATAGTAATACATCTCAAAGCATATGGAATGTGGAATATATCGTTTAAATTAGATGCTTGGACGTCAAATAATAGTTAATATAGATAGAGTAATGGACCTTGGCACATACTAGCATGTGATACTCATTCTTTACATTTGAATCCTTCATGAGAgcctaaaaaatagagaaattatgtATAATGAGTAGCTTATATCTCAAGAATTAAATAGACATCAATAAAATACGTGAACCTATTTAACAATCTAGAAgattaagaaatatgaaaatgagtagTAAGTTTAggggtatcttcatgtgcaaaaggTTCTGTGATGTAGTGCCCTATGGTATATTGATACTACCACATCCTGTCATataaaagctttatttagaaatggTGATTGCATGCTTCATATGAGAGAAATTATAGAAGAGGGAAAATAGTACATGAATTTATTATGCCGAAGGCGTCTCTTATATGAATTGGATGAGCTATTTTTGGGCATCAATGATTGTGAGTAAAGGAGACAGCATTGCAAGATGATTGGGAATATTGGAGCTGTCCACTGTCCATTAGTTTTATTCTTCATTTTATGTCAGAATGTGTGCACTGCTCATCGTCTCTCGATCTTCTCATTTTACCACTATCTCTCCTCTTGCAGTCACGATCAGATGAGATTTTTTCGAAAATTCTACTCCTCCATTAATGCAAACATAGTACTCTCAAATATTTGAGCTCTCACAATCTAAATTTTAGGGTTCCTGCCACTTGTTCCGTGTGCCTCTTTAATAATTCATAAatgtcattattttcttattttttatttctatacaaTTTAGGTGTTGCACGGTTTCCCATGATAAGTGAATGGTGGGACCTTTTTTAATTACTAAGTACACTCAACCTTTATGTTTCCATTTGTCTAAATCAAACCATCTAGTAATTCCGAAACCCTAAAAAAGTTGTATGGGTTTTATAGACACTTCAAAATTTAATATGTTTATATGTGTTAAAATGACTATATTAGTGGGTTTTAAGTTATTTACTTATTATTCTGttaatgtattatatataataataatattattgaatagAAACATATTTGTTTAAATAGTTCAAGTAATTAATGGTGAAAATGTAAAtagaatagaataattttttagtttcaaatagaaataaactatacaaatcatgtaaattgtattagtattattgtaatattatcataaaaaCTCAACCTTCAAGGACCCAACAAAAAACCAGATGTGAACCAACCCATAAAAACTAGGGCAAAGCAGCCCCATAGAACAACAGACAAAAACAATACAGAATTTCTACATAACAAAACTACAACACTTTGACCAATTTGTCATTCTTCTGAATGACATCCTCATTGATTTTTTGAACTTTCTTAATGATGTTGTCAACACGGGTCACACCCTTATCTTTTCTATGGAGCCTCGTCGCTGGACCAAGTAGGGGCTTCTCTTTCGTATCCAGATCCGCATCCACATCCTCTGAGGGAGCCCTAAGTTTCTTACAGGTACCAGCATTCACAACCTTAGATTTCTTcaccatctcaatgctaccagtgggGCACTTGCCCtgagaaaaataatgaaaaacttCATCCTATTCATTGAGTCTACGTAGACCAAAGCTAGTATTGTTCATGGCAAAAATACTAACCTCCACCACCACACTCAAACTATGCTGATGTTTATAAGTCATTTTCCAAAGCCTTAATGTGCTCTTCATGTTCCTCCTTAAGGTTTTTAATACCATTAGCTAGGGTATGCATATTCGAAACCTAATACTATCGAGGTCCCCATTAGGTGGATTGGCCTTCTCTTCAAGATTATTAATCTCTTGAAAAATCTAGGTGAATTGGGCATTTAGGTTATCCTTTAAATTCCTCAAGTTAATATTCGTAATCGTATTCTCACGGACCGACAGACCATCTCCTTAGGAGTAAACCCACCACCAAGAGTAGGTATAGAAACATTGACACCCTAATCCTCCACAGGCACGTCCAAATCAATCTGAGAGGCATTCGACCGCTTAGAATAATTCTCGTTGACATTGTTAAATactttggttttgtcaatagatcttGACATAGAAACGCTGGCCACTCTTTTAACCTTCACATCAGAACTACCGTCCACCGAATTAGGGACATGTTCAGGGTCATCCTCCTCGttagataaaataatttattttctgctAGTATGGTTAGGGATTTTAGACGATGAGGGTCCTTGTTTGTTATAAATGTGAAGGACTTCGTTCCCATCGAAGTCCACCTCTTCATCAGAAGAGATTTCCCCATAATGAATATGGACATTCTTCTTGTATTCTATACCAGTTTTAGCACTCATATTCCTCTCGACATGGATAGTCTTGGCATACTTCATAATCAACGGGAATAAGCCCTCATGGAGAACAAGGGAGGATGCACATTTCTCGTGAGCCCTAATCCTATTATTCAATGATGAGACCAAATAAAAGGCCAAGGAAATGCACTTGTTATGCCGAAAATGATTAATAATGACAAAGTGATAGTTAAGTAAGCTACAAAATTTACCATCAAGGGTGAGGCGGTGCACGATAACCTCTGAGACCTCCTACCATGGCTTTGAAAGTGATTTTTTCTCCCACCCAACATTATTATTCTTTCTCACCTTCTCCCCTTCCTTCGGCGGGAAAAAGGTTTTCATCGCCACCATCGCACATTTCTTATGCTTGTAGAATTTGGTGCCCTTGTGAAGAATTTTGGACACATTAGCCACCATCTCCTCATTAACCTCTAGCTCCATACCATAGACATAGATAAAACCATCCTTCCACCCATTAAGAAAGGCCTCAGTAACAAGGGCATCCACACCATGAAGCATCTCAATATAACTAGTCAAAACTCCTACCGAATATTCTTTCCATACTGCttccttatttcatcatttttcgcAGACTATGGGATCCAAACGGTTCCTATCTCCCCTAATATTAAAAAATACTAATTctcaacaacctgcaacacaaacagagttgacctaaaccatataaaaacaattaaaaaagccaCCAGAAAGTTCGTCTTTCCCCTCATAAAAGAAGTCTTGCCCAGGACACTTTGGAAGATgtcattctccatcatttccaAAAACCCCTTGAGCTTCACACGCATCATAATCATTACGGAGTAGGTTAAGAAGATCCACCGGGATCTGATAATAAATCTTCCAAAGTTTAATACTTGGCAAGTCGGCCCCAATGTTGGCCTAAATATCGgcaaccttattaccttcatgGTAGACATGTGAAATGTTAAATTCATAGAAGCCCCTGAGAGGAATTAGGCTATCTTGAATAATATGTTTAATCGACCAAATAGGAGAGGAGGAAGTCGTTAAACAATGATGTTTAGGGAGACACACTCCAACCAGACCCTTCTCAAACCTTTTTCTttggccaatttgatattggtGTAAATTGTGAAGGCCTCATTAAAGTGATTTGTCTGGGTACCCAAAGAGAGGGCCATTGTCGAGACCATCCTGCCATTGTTATCACGCACCACTTCCCCACATCCAGCAGGTCTGGGATTCCCATTCGCCACACCATCAATTAATGTTACTTtaggtccaatattttttttaaatgttataaaaattgattaacaagatatgagaaagagtttattgaattaatagatagagagaaaaatcaatccaatgtcatttctttcaatgaaatggaaaatatttttgCAGGAAGAGCATCATCAAGAATCAAGACAATAGATAaagtagtaaatgttgtcaagtGAGTGCTAAGATCAACTTTCCCATTGGACTTCTCAAAACATGGTACCTCTGTTTGCTTTGAGATGGGATTCTTTAGGACGGTATATGAAAGTAGTCCACGTGTGCAATATGGTGGAAGAGTTAGTTGGGATTAGGTTTGGCCTGTGCTGGCCAATTATTCAGatatccaaatctctactacgatACATAATTTATAAGGATTATTTCCATAAAAAAATAAACCAACTAAATAATTGAAGTGCTCTATTGTACTTAAGTTAAGAGTGTAAAATTATCCCTTTCCCAATTGaatgatccttcttcctttctagctatacattgaataataaataaatattttctagcatctatatccgttgcgacaagaatcttcgatagaaaaataataataataagtaaagaaaaatgaaatggcgttatactagaatacattattttcatgacccaaaatagtaaattaatggatACTAAGCGATTGGAGCTAGTTAAATGCCTTGCTGAAGgagtaattaccaaaataaaagaaaaaagagaaaagagcagACTATGTTTAAACTGGTTCAATTTAAAACTTCCTAATAGTATCTTCATGTGCCATACATTGCCAAGCACTAAGAaagaattttttatatcattgtagATCTAAATGCATCTCACCTTAGGTGGTTAATCGGGTCAatggagatggaaaaatcctttACAAAGGCTGCACATTATCTAGTAAGCACAATAGttttaaaagataataaataaataataagaatgaaattagaacaagaatttaatcaaatgtaaatgcactccactcatcaccttcgtcgcccaattgaataaactaagaaaatataagaaAAGCTACTACTTTAGATGTTGTCCAATGCCCTTAGAAACTATATGAATAGCATGTTGGACACCTTATCCACCATCTCCTCATCAACCTCCAGCTCCATACCATAGACACAGAGCACACCATACTTCCACCCATGAGCAAAGGCCTCGGTAACAAGGGCATCCGCACCATGAAGCATCTCGATATAACTAGTAAAAACACTTATCGAAAGTTCTTTGCATACTGCttccttatttcatcatttttcatagacTATGGGCTCCAAACGGTTCCTATCTCCCCCAATCTTGAAAAATACCGATTctcaacaacctgcaacacaaacagagttgagctaaacaaaaacaatcaaaaacgccACCAAAAAGTTTGACTTTGCCCTCATAGAAGAAGTCTTGCCCAGGACACTTTGGAAGACGTCATTCTCCATCATTTCCGAAAGCCTCTTGAGCTTTGCATGCATCATGATCATTACGGAGTAGGTTAAGATGATCCACTGGGATCCGATCATAAATGTTCCAAACTTTCCTACTTGGCAAGTCG
This genomic interval from Cryptomeria japonica unplaced genomic scaffold, Sugi_1.0 HiC_scaffold_193, whole genome shotgun sequence contains the following:
- the LOC131868019 gene encoding aspartic proteinase nepenthesin-1-like; its protein translation is MERSKLLGFVVLICFTIPTISCSSDRLFSGWPKSSSDENVKIRVNMTRRSERELGFSERLGLAVDRSKKRMKKIEALIRGQLDAETPVEVGDGEFLMSVALGTPSVSFEAIVDTGSDLIWTQCKPCKDCFSQPRPIFDPSKSPTFSTIPCGDSLCDALGSTQTGCNPDCTFMYQYGDGSFTSDDLAYETLSIGSSKVKGIAFGCGHDNEGQGFSQGGGLVGLGRGGLSLISQLGSKAENMFSYCLLPITDSSSQTSPLFFGEGASLSGGAKTLPLIKRSIIPTFWYIPITGITLNGKALDIPPGTFDLQSDGSGGMIIDSGTTVTIQDKVAYSPLKEAIQSAIDLTPVDGSSTGLDLCYHTSSAHLTLSTLLFNFKGGVDYELPADNFFIQASENLLCLAMLGEPSGNPSIFGNIQQQNFHILYNNAQNTLSFQPTKCDSL